The following are encoded together in the Xiphophorus hellerii strain 12219 chromosome 3, Xiphophorus_hellerii-4.1, whole genome shotgun sequence genome:
- the LOC116715724 gene encoding tetraspanin-13 has product MVCGGFICTKNALSALNVLYIMVSLLLIGVAAWGKWFGLVSSISVVAAVIGVGVFLLLVALVGLCGALKHQQVLLFFYMMILFVVFVLQFSISCACLALNTDQQNQLLEVGWNKSEVTREDVEKTLNCCGFSSVNQSDSCPAQCFATPESCRSCSQILQEYAGQVLRFVGGIGLFFSFTEILGVWLTHKYRNLKDPRSNPGAFL; this is encoded by the exons ATGGTTTGCGGAGGATTCATTTGCACCAAGAACGCGCTTTCTGCGCTCAACGTCCTTTATATT ATGGTGAGTCTGCTGCTGATCGGGGTGGCTGCCTGGGGGAAATGGTTCGGCCTGGTCTCCAGCATCAGCGTGGTGGCGGCGGTCATCGGCGTGGGCGtcttcctgctgctggtggCCTTGGTGGGGCTTTGCGGCGCCCTGAAGCACCAGCAGGTCCTGCTCTTCTTC TACATGATGATCCTGTTTGTagtgtttgtgctgcagttcTCCATCTCCTGCGCTTGTCTGGCTCTCAACACGGACCAACAG aaccagctgctgGAGGTCGGCTGGAACAAGTCCGAAGTGACTCGGGAAGACGTGGAGAAAACTCTGAACTGCTGCGGCTTCTCTTCTGTTAACCAAAGCGACTCCTGCCCCGCT caatgcTTCGCCACCCCGGAGTCCTGCAGGAGCTGCTCACAGATCCTGCAGGAGTACGCCGGCCAGGTGCTGCGCTTCGTGGGCGGCATCGGCCTCTTCTTCAGCTTCACTGAG ATTCTTGGCGTGTGGCTGACCCATAAGTACCGGAACCTGAAGGACCCTCGATCGAACCCCGGAGCCTTTCTGTAG